One window of the Procambarus clarkii isolate CNS0578487 chromosome 89, FALCON_Pclarkii_2.0, whole genome shotgun sequence genome contains the following:
- the LOC123773312 gene encoding uncharacterized protein has protein sequence MAPILNSSRHQLWPTLEWKRPRSCGEEKSTVNCNRVLVFLTEATTRAILIGDCDLVLLVIYGKKVQWPVGPRGQRGARVGSVSTITSDTPLPQIWKICNIVGCRRSFQQLQEQLQNNRWKC, from the exons ATGGCACCCATTCTAAACAGCAGCCGGCACCAACTCTGGCCGACGTTGGAGTGGAAAAGACCCAGATCCTGTGGGGAGGAAAAGTCTACAGTAAACTGTAATAG GGTGTTGGTTTTTCTCACTGAAGCTACCACTCGTGCAATTTTGATTGGTGATTGTGACTTAGTCCTCCTCGTGATCTACGGCAAG AAAGTGCAGTGGCCTGTTGGACCACGTGGACAGCGAGGCGCGAGAGTTGGaagtgtttccaccattacgtcagatactcctctgccgcagatttgGAAGATTTGCAATATTGTGG gttgtagaaggtccTTCCAACAACTTCAGGAACAGTTGCAGAACAATCGCTGGAAGTGTTAA